A genomic window from Dehalococcoidia bacterium includes:
- a CDS encoding TIGR00282 family metallophosphoesterase, giving the protein MRVLFIGDVVGKPGRRALQIFLPILRKDLTPDLVIANGENAAGGNGLTLDTAQEILQAGVDIITSGNHIWDQKDFIPHLDSDLPVLRPLNYPPNLPGKGYLQRGEVVVVNLQGRTFMAPIDCPFRTADALLQRLQGAKIIIVDFHAEATSEKQALGWYLDGRVSAVLGTHTHVPTADPRILPKGTAFITDVGMCGPLHSIIGVEVGEIIQRFLTQTPRRFSVAGGVAVLNAVLVDIDEQTGRARSIVRVDRQER; this is encoded by the coding sequence ATGCGTGTGCTCTTCATCGGCGATGTGGTGGGCAAGCCCGGGCGTCGGGCCTTGCAGATTTTTTTGCCCATCCTCCGCAAGGACCTGACACCCGATCTTGTCATCGCCAACGGCGAGAACGCCGCTGGTGGCAATGGCCTTACCCTGGACACAGCCCAGGAAATCCTCCAGGCGGGGGTGGACATCATCACCTCCGGCAACCACATCTGGGACCAAAAGGACTTCATCCCCCACTTGGATAGCGACCTGCCCGTGCTGCGCCCCCTGAACTACCCCCCCAACCTGCCGGGCAAGGGCTACCTCCAACGGGGTGAGGTGGTGGTGGTCAACCTGCAGGGGCGGACGTTCATGGCCCCCATTGACTGCCCCTTCCGCACCGCCGATGCCCTCCTGCAGCGCTTACAAGGGGCCAAAATCATCATCGTGGATTTTCACGCCGAGGCCACCAGCGAAAAGCAAGCCCTGGGCTGGTACTTGGACGGGCGGGTGAGCGCCGTGCTGGGCACCCATACCCACGTCCCCACCGCGGATCCCCGCATCCTTCCCAAAGGCACCGCCTTCATCACCGATGTGGGTATGTGCGGCCCCTTGCACTCCATTATCGGCGTGGAGGTGGGGGAGATCATCCAACGCTTCCTGACCCAAACCCCGCGCCGTTTCAGCGTGGCGGGAGGAGTGGCGGTGCTCAACGCCGTGCTGGTGGACATTGACGAGCAGACGGGCCGTGCCCGCTCTATTGTCCGTGTGGACCGCCAGGAGCGCTAG